TTCGTTTTCTTCACCTACAACCAACAACCTACCACCTACAACAGTTTTTCAGATCTCGGTTCTCGATTCTCTGAAAAAATACTAAAAAACCAGGAAATTCATGGCATATTCTATGATTTCGACTATAAACACGAAACATTCCTCCTGTATCATTAAGTAATTAAAATCTGGGGGTATCGATATGAAAAAGGGGAATGGAATAATCGCGGCGACAAAAATACTGAAAAGTGTTAACCCCGGTCTTGCGAAGGTTTTTGTCCCCTGGTTGCTGAAGAACCCATCATATTTGAAGGAATCTTTCAAGCTGGTGAAAGCCTTCAAAAAAGCAGAGTTCCTGAGAAAAGAAAATCTTAAAAAGGGTATACTGGTTCCACCAGTTCTGATACTCAGTATAACTTCAACCTGCAATTTCAGATGTTCTGGTTGTTTTGCAACCGAAGTAGGAACTTTGGGAGATGTATCTGGTTCTTTGAATAAGGCCGACTGGGAATCCATAATCGAACAGGCCCGCGAACTTGGGGTATTCTGTTTTCTTATAGCTGGTGGAGAACCCTTCATGTTTCCAGAACTTCTTTCGCTGAACGAGAAATATTCTGACAGTTTCTTCGTTATTTTCAGCAACGGCAGTCTCATAAATGATGACAAACTATCAACCTTGAAACACTCAAAAAACACCGCCGTGATAATAAGTATAGAAGGTGGCAAAGAGCTCACAGATAGGCGCAGAGGAAAAGGCAGCTTTGACAGAGCGCTTCTCAGCCTTAACAACCTCTCGAAACAGGGAATATTAAACGGAATTTCTGTGACAATCACAAGAGAAAACTACAAATACTGGATGGGGGAAGAAAACATAGATTGGTTTATACAGAACGGAGTGCGCACCGCCTTCCTTACGGAATACATCCCTGTAGAGACCTCAGAAGATGCACCTCTGTATAAACAGCCGCTCCTAAATTCTGAAAGAAAAGCTTTCAGAGAAAAAGTCCTGTACTATAAGAAAAGCAAAAACATCTTTATCATACATTCCCCCGGAGATGAAGAAGCTTTCGGAGGTTGTGTGTCTGCCGGAAAAGGCTTTGCACACGTAACACCCTATGGTGACCTCACTCCATGCCCCGTGTCTGACATTGCCATGCACAATCTGAAAAGAGACAGTCTTGCAGAAGGACTTGCCAGCACTCTCTTCAAAGAGATAAGGGACAGCGAAGGAATACTGGAGAATACAGAAGGCCCCTGCGCTCTCTTCTCGCATCAAGAAGAATTGGAAGCACTCAGAAAGAAGCTCGGGGCATACAAAACGGGGAAAACGTTATTATAAAGATGTTTCGCATCGAACTCTAACATGTACACACGAGGACAAATTCTAAAAGAGTCTATGCATCTATCATGAAAACATGTAAGGTGAAACCTACTCTTCAAAGTGCTTACCCATATCATTGAAGACCTTACTGGCAAGTTTAATAGCACTATCCAGATCCCTTGGGCTTAGCATTACAGGTTCCAGTACAAAAACTATCTTCAGACTCAAATAACACCAATGCGAGAAATATTTTGACTATTTTGCGCCAGGTATAACCAGTGACAATAAGACTGTAGAGAATTGTTTTTTTGGAAATTAGTAGTGGTATAATACAGTATACCAACAAGTATTTAGCACTGTTATGCTGTTCCATGGTTCTCAATATTTATAAGGAGATGATTTGGATGGAACCAAAGATAGTGACTAAACCTGCGTTCAAAGCTGTTGGAATGAGGTACTACGGAAAGAATGAAAAGGGAGAAATACCGAAACTCTGGGGCGAATTTATGAACAAAGTTTCTGCCCAAGGTATTGATGAACACTCTTTGAAGGAATGTTATGGGCTAATGGGGATAATGGATAATGAAGGTAATTTCGAGTATATAGCATGTATACCTGCCGAAAAGTTTGACGGAATTCCTGAAAACATGGTGAAGAGAGAAATTTCGCAGTCAAGATATCTTGTATTCAATCATGTTGGAAGCCTTGAAGCACTGCATGACACATTTGATTACATATACAACAAATATCTTCCTAAGTGTGAATATGAAGTGAGACCTAACACATATCATTTTGAGTTCTATGATGAACGCTTCAACGATTTTAAGGAAGATAGTGAAATAGATATATACATCCCAATTAAATAGTTCAGATCCCTCTATTCGTATATTCATATTTGCATGCAGTTTACTCGCTAATAGTAAACAGCACCGGCATCACAACGGTGCTGTTTTCTTTGCTTTAGCCATCTCATCTTTTGTTCTTCAAAACCAAACAATTATGAAATTGAATAACGAGTGAAGCAAAAGAAATTCCTAAACGTCCTGTATTCCTTCTACTCTCTGCAAAGAAATGTAATTCTCCATAAGCTTACGAACATCCTCAGCAATAAAGGCCATCCCAGACTGGGGTTTTCAAAAATGTTCTTGAGTTCACCTTCAGTCATAATATTTATTTCTACAAGGATCATATCCACTAGAAAATGTCTTGATTTAGCCTCCTCTTAGTGTCTGTTCCTCTCGCTGTTGAACCATGATACAACAGCAGATGAGCCTCTCACTCGGTTCTGTTTTCAGTTCCTTTACGAGCTTAAGAGCCAATTCATATCGCTTTTATGTGTCATAGAATACTTCTATCCTTAAAATGATACACTATTAAAAAGTTCTCAAGTAAGGGGAAGAAAAATGGAGTTCGAAAAGCTATTTCCAAGACTGAAAAATTACGAAAGAGAGAAAGTAGATCACGGTTTATCCGGGGATACAGTTTACAAACTAAAAAGGAACGGAAATGTATTCTATCTAAAAATCTCAAGCCCAGATAGAAAAGATTTACTTGAAAGGGAAATTAGAAATATCGAATGGCTTGGCAATTATCTTCCTGTTCCAAAAGTACTTGATGTGGGTACAGCAGAAAGTAACATGTACGTTCTTATGAGTGAAATTCCGGGTATTCCGCTCCATCTTTCTGATGAAAAGCCACAAAAGCTTATATCAATCATGGCTGATGGATTGAAACTATTTCATTCTGTGGATATTCCTAACTGTCCTCTCAACCAAAGGCTTGAGGTAAAGCTTGCAGCTGCATTTGATAACATAAAAAAGGGACGTGTTAACACAGACTTTTTTGAGGAACGTAATCGCAATAGACTACCTGAGCAAATATATGAAGAGCTACTCAAACAAAAACCAGATGAAGATCTTGTCCTCTGTCACGGAGATTATTGTCTGCCGAATATCCTCGTGTATAAAGGAAAACTGTCAGGATTCATCGACCTGGGATTGAGCGGTGTATCTGACAGGTATCAGGATCTCGCAATAGGAGCAAGGAGCATCGCATACAACATCGGTGAAAAATATATCCAGCAGTTTCTTGAAGAGTATGGTTTAGAAAATCCAGATGAGCGTAAAATGCGATATTACAGAGATCTGGATGAGTTGTTTTAGCAAATTAACTAATTAACCATTAGACCAAAAAACTCGCATTTGTTTGCTATCAGTTCAAAGAGCGGTAGCAATTACATCTACAAATTTGAAAGTGGTAGGAGTCACGGGCAGCTTGTCAGGTCGAATACCCATAATCTCTGAAACGGGGGTGGGTTCTACCCTTGCGCTAATCTCATTTTCGAAACTGACTTCCCAACCCGTTTTCTCAAGGGCTTTCTTGAAGTATTTGCCAACATGCAAGGTCTTATCACTAACATAAGCCAGGTTCGGATCTCCTTCTTCCATAAAAATACACACGGCGATGAGTTTTTTAGATACTCTCCTGAGCTCCTTAAAGGTCTGCATGCCGTTTTGCATGTTCTGAAAACCCACAGCGGTAGTTATAACATCGATAGACTTGTCCTTAAAGGGCAGTTTTGCGGCATCTGCGACAACCTGTACCACCCTATTGTCCCAGCCCTTATAACTTAAGTATTGCCTGAGTCCAAAGCTGCTCGTTGGGCTTATATCAACGGAGATAATGTCCCTTGAAGATACCGTAAGAAGGTCGTTGAGAAAACCACCCATACCAGAAGCCAGGTCTACAATGCTCCCGCTCTCTTTCTGAAGAAGCTCGATGGCATAGTCCGTAACGCTCTTCATAGCACTATTGTATTCAGGCGTGTAAATAGCGGGTTGTGCCTTTTTCATAATCCTTTCAAACTGAGGGAAATCTCCTTTATACCAGAGCATAATAGCCTTTATCAGGAGGTCAGAGGGTGATAGCTTGGCCTCGTCAGTTTCAAGAAAGCGCTTCTCCCATTCTTCCTGGCCATTCATAAAACCATTCCCCAACGTTGCCCACTGATCTTCGCCGGAGATAAGGAAATCATAAACCCCCACCCTTTTTCTATAACTTCTGCCACACACAGTACAATTGAATTCATTTTGAGCGATGAAAAGCTCTCCGTGGCATTCTGGACACTGAAGAATACTGTTGAGATCCATACTTGTTACCTCCTGTGTGATTTATGAATTGCTTTCTTCTTTTCATCTCTATATTCATATTATAATAATCTCTTGAGAACCTTTAGAAAAAAGGTGTCTGTCCCTATTTTTTGAAGACGACTCAAAAGAATGGAGGCAACAGCTGCCTTTGCAAGCGGTTCTTCCACAGCAGCGAACGCATTCAGCAACAATACTTTTAGTATGTTTCAAAATCCCAAATTATTGCTTAATATGATAAACGAAAACCAGGGACTATGTCCCTGGTTTTTTATGACGAGCAACTATATTTGCTATAATGCCTTATGAAAAACTGAACGGGTAAAAAGAAAGGTTCATTCTTGCTGCCCTCTGTGGTTAAGTCAAATTAAAAATCTACCGAGCATTTAAATGCAATTATCTGCCCTGCATATAAAGAGCTGAATAAAGTCCTGCTGTAAGCTGTATCTGGACAAGTTTTCTTATTGGTATAACATTGAAGTTCATTTGTTGCTCAAGTTTTTCTATCCTTTCATCTATTAGTGTCTTAACTTTTTCTGCAGTTTTTGCAAGTATTGGATCTTTGTTCACTTCATAATTGACCATTATCATTCGGTAAAGCATTCCCCATTTGAACAAACCATAAGACTTGTTAACAAGTTCATTGTCAAATTTCTCTGATATAGTTGCATTCCTGTTTAGCTCTTCTGCCGTTTTTGCCCATTTCACTGCTGCATCGAATGATTTTTCGGAGACTTCTATAAAGTACTCTAATGCATCCTGGAATTTTGTATGAACAGAAATTTTTGGTTTCACTTGTTCTAATATTCCCTTCAAAGTTTGCATATCCTCATGATTTGAATTCAAGGATGCCAAAACAAGTTCTCGCCTGGAACGATCTGTTTCTTTTGTGTCCTGTACTCTCTCGTCATAGTAGTAAGGCACTTCACATACAAGTTCAAATAGTTTAGGGTTAAACTTTCTCGCATAACCAAAACTGCATTCCCCACTCATAATTATATTGGCAGGATCTACATTAGAGTATTTTTCGTAATAATCATATGAATCTTCTGTTGTAGGCATTATGAAAACTGCTTCATCAAGTTTTTTAGCATATGCAATCTCAGGTTCTCCAAGTGACAAAGGCACGTTTCTATCTTTAGCAGCTTTCTCATAGATTGGGTATAAGATATGAGCTTCCTCAGTGATGTAGTAGTAAACCCCTCCAAAACCTGCATTATGGAGACTATATATAAAATCAGGTTTGGCTTCTTCTATAATTTTCATCAGAGCCCTAGTTTCTGGGATTGGCTTATCAAACTTGAGTGACTTGTACTCTATTGGAAATGCCCATTCTACTTGTTCATTTCCTGCGGGACGATAATAATTGTAAACATATTCTCTAAATGAATAAGGGTTCTTGAACCATCCCTCATTAAGTTTGGCTCCCTCTACATCTGCCACCTTCACAATATACCAAGTAAAGTCAAAGATATTCCTGAATTCTTCATCCTCCGCTAATTTCCATGATAAATAATCAAGCATGACACTTCCTACCGGTTCATTTGGATGCGGGAATCCGTAAAGAAGTGCTTTTTTATTACCTGACCCTATCTTCAAAGCGTAGATAGGTTCACCATCTTTTGAAGTGCCAATCTCCAACAGCTCTACTAAACCTGGATACTTATCTCGCAGTTGTTTCGATGACTCGTTCAGTTCTGCAACACTCATAAACTGATTGTAATCTGGAACTCCCTCAATAATTTTCTTGATAATATTCATGCAAACGCCTCCCTTGCCAAATACGAAAAAGTTATACTTTTAGACATGCCACCTGAC
This genomic interval from Kosmotoga pacifica contains the following:
- a CDS encoding APH(3') family aminoglycoside O-phosphotransferase translates to MEFEKLFPRLKNYEREKVDHGLSGDTVYKLKRNGNVFYLKISSPDRKDLLEREIRNIEWLGNYLPVPKVLDVGTAESNMYVLMSEIPGIPLHLSDEKPQKLISIMADGLKLFHSVDIPNCPLNQRLEVKLAAAFDNIKKGRVNTDFFEERNRNRLPEQIYEELLKQKPDEDLVLCHGDYCLPNILVYKGKLSGFIDLGLSGVSDRYQDLAIGARSIAYNIGEKYIQQFLEEYGLENPDERKMRYYRDLDELF
- a CDS encoding radical SAM protein, whose product is MKKGNGIIAATKILKSVNPGLAKVFVPWLLKNPSYLKESFKLVKAFKKAEFLRKENLKKGILVPPVLILSITSTCNFRCSGCFATEVGTLGDVSGSLNKADWESIIEQARELGVFCFLIAGGEPFMFPELLSLNEKYSDSFFVIFSNGSLINDDKLSTLKHSKNTAVIISIEGGKELTDRRRGKGSFDRALLSLNNLSKQGILNGISVTITRENYKYWMGEENIDWFIQNGVRTAFLTEYIPVETSEDAPLYKQPLLNSERKAFREKVLYYKKSKNIFIIHSPGDEEAFGGCVSAGKGFAHVTPYGDLTPCPVSDIAMHNLKRDSLAEGLASTLFKEIRDSEGILENTEGPCALFSHQEELEALRKKLGAYKTGKTLL
- a CDS encoding methyltransferase domain-containing protein; the protein is MDLNSILQCPECHGELFIAQNEFNCTVCGRSYRKRVGVYDFLISGEDQWATLGNGFMNGQEEWEKRFLETDEAKLSPSDLLIKAIMLWYKGDFPQFERIMKKAQPAIYTPEYNSAMKSVTDYAIELLQKESGSIVDLASGMGGFLNDLLTVSSRDIISVDISPTSSFGLRQYLSYKGWDNRVVQVVADAAKLPFKDKSIDVITTAVGFQNMQNGMQTFKELRRVSKKLIAVCIFMEEGDPNLAYVSDKTLHVGKYFKKALEKTGWEVSFENEISARVEPTPVSEIMGIRPDKLPVTPTTFKFVDVIATAL
- a CDS encoding M14 family zinc carboxypeptidase, whose protein sequence is MNIIKKIIEGVPDYNQFMSVAELNESSKQLRDKYPGLVELLEIGTSKDGEPIYALKIGSGNKKALLYGFPHPNEPVGSVMLDYLSWKLAEDEEFRNIFDFTWYIVKVADVEGAKLNEGWFKNPYSFREYVYNYYRPAGNEQVEWAFPIEYKSLKFDKPIPETRALMKIIEEAKPDFIYSLHNAGFGGVYYYITEEAHILYPIYEKAAKDRNVPLSLGEPEIAYAKKLDEAVFIMPTTEDSYDYYEKYSNVDPANIIMSGECSFGYARKFNPKLFELVCEVPYYYDERVQDTKETDRSRRELVLASLNSNHEDMQTLKGILEQVKPKISVHTKFQDALEYFIEVSEKSFDAAVKWAKTAEELNRNATISEKFDNELVNKSYGLFKWGMLYRMIMVNYEVNKDPILAKTAEKVKTLIDERIEKLEQQMNFNVIPIRKLVQIQLTAGLYSALYMQGR
- a CDS encoding GyrI-like domain-containing protein, which translates into the protein MEPKIVTKPAFKAVGMRYYGKNEKGEIPKLWGEFMNKVSAQGIDEHSLKECYGLMGIMDNEGNFEYIACIPAEKFDGIPENMVKREISQSRYLVFNHVGSLEALHDTFDYIYNKYLPKCEYEVRPNTYHFEFYDERFNDFKEDSEIDIYIPIK